Proteins from a single region of Hymenobacter aquaticus:
- a CDS encoding vitamin K epoxide reductase family protein yields MEKTVATFLSHIGAPVAEAHCERLIRTHSDFPALVSISDAFERLGLQHEMSMVDRAELDALPYPCLLHTEADGGDIVAIRKPGDVAANQEALAFWSGVIIQVDPQPVLAVQERIGAYKRQQFSRFLVMALALTGVLTTVYGGLRLAAQAPSAAVGAGMGGLLVLAAAGGAIGYFLLAKDLGIKYSSVENFCAVEGNAKTDCNRLLNSEGASILGVLKLSEAVFAYFTFQILALYAAVLSGVLYHEAQAVFLALSLLALPVIGYSVVYQYAIAKTWCKLCLLVDAVLLAQLGISVVLHQLQPVEATALAPVAVLGFALLLGAVLALTVLGKGLLKEYFTVIKSEAEALRVKGSVAVFKHLLQFTRRITITPFTDEIILGSPEAKLKLVLVLNLHCQPCKEHFQKVVDAIQVYPREIQIALRFVLSGRDADISPTSVHYLIRYWRENIQGQPEQTQRTVRLLQDWFEDMDLERFKQKRVVDFSVPDSHSEQLSLAHRQWILREHITRTPALFINGYFLPQNYTLDDILAMTQELIYSAGKEEVAG; encoded by the coding sequence ATGGAAAAAACAGTCGCAACTTTTCTGTCCCATATAGGGGCCCCGGTGGCCGAGGCGCACTGCGAACGGCTGATTCGTACCCACTCGGATTTTCCGGCGCTGGTCAGTATTTCCGATGCGTTTGAGCGCCTGGGACTACAGCACGAAATGAGCATGGTAGACCGGGCCGAGCTTGACGCCCTGCCCTACCCCTGCCTGCTGCACACCGAAGCCGATGGGGGCGACATTGTTGCCATCCGGAAGCCCGGCGACGTTGCGGCCAATCAGGAAGCGTTGGCCTTCTGGAGCGGGGTCATTATTCAGGTTGATCCTCAGCCGGTCCTGGCCGTGCAGGAGCGCATTGGGGCCTACAAGCGCCAGCAGTTTTCCCGCTTTTTAGTCATGGCCCTGGCGCTTACGGGGGTCCTGACGACGGTCTACGGCGGGCTGCGGCTGGCCGCGCAAGCTCCTTCCGCCGCCGTAGGCGCCGGCATGGGCGGCCTGTTGGTGCTGGCGGCGGCCGGGGGCGCAATCGGCTATTTTCTGCTGGCCAAAGACCTGGGCATTAAGTACAGCTCGGTCGAGAATTTTTGCGCCGTGGAAGGCAATGCCAAAACGGATTGCAACCGCCTGCTAAATTCGGAGGGTGCTTCTATTCTGGGTGTACTCAAGCTTTCCGAGGCGGTATTTGCTTACTTCACCTTTCAGATTCTGGCCCTGTATGCGGCAGTTCTGAGTGGGGTACTATACCACGAAGCGCAGGCCGTTTTCCTGGCCCTGAGCCTGCTGGCATTGCCCGTTATCGGCTATTCGGTGGTGTACCAGTATGCCATTGCCAAAACCTGGTGCAAGCTGTGCCTGCTCGTTGATGCCGTTTTGCTGGCTCAGCTCGGCATCAGCGTGGTGCTGCACCAGCTGCAGCCCGTGGAAGCCACCGCTCTTGCGCCGGTGGCCGTGCTGGGCTTTGCCCTCCTGCTCGGGGCGGTGCTGGCGCTGACCGTGCTGGGCAAGGGCCTGCTGAAAGAGTACTTCACCGTCATCAAATCGGAAGCGGAGGCCTTGCGCGTTAAAGGCTCGGTAGCCGTCTTCAAGCACCTGCTACAGTTCACGCGCCGCATCACGATAACGCCCTTCACGGACGAGATTATTCTGGGCAGCCCCGAGGCCAAGCTCAAGCTCGTGCTGGTGCTCAATCTGCATTGCCAACCCTGCAAAGAGCATTTCCAGAAGGTAGTGGATGCTATTCAGGTGTATCCGCGGGAAATTCAGATTGCGCTGCGCTTTGTGCTCAGCGGCCGGGATGCCGACATTTCGCCGACGAGCGTGCACTACCTGATTCGCTACTGGCGGGAAAATATCCAGGGGCAGCCCGAGCAAACCCAGCGTACGGTACGCCTGCTGCAAGACTGGTTCGAGGACATGGACCTGGAGCGCTTCAAGCAGAAGCGGGTGGTTGATTTTTCGGTACCGGACAGCCACAGCGAGCAGTTGAGCCTGGCGCACCGGCAGTGGATTTTGCGGGAGCACATTACCCGCACGCCAGCCTTGTTTATCAACGGGTATTTCCTGCCGCAGAACTATACCCTGGATGATATTCTGGCCATGACGCAGGAGCTGATTTATTCGGCCGGCAAAGAAGAAGTAGCCGGATAA
- a CDS encoding TlpA family protein disulfide reductase: MLFLSLLLAVLHAGYSCLFPGSSSSSPAATAAAAKTIVSGQLEHAPAGDTVRLEFGKTKLKTPLRADGTFTLTLPANMAQATPASLYYARQHASLYLTPGDSLHLRLDFPRFDETLRFTGRGAAANNYLAQALWQFEYGPAGSVARPMEQRTPQTTAAQMRAYADAFRQKRRAFLATYAQAHALSATFKQDAALHIDLQWAISLLDYPRYLRDTNKQPLSLPASYFSFLSELPLKKLDYYSGRDPYESTLVLQFLTVYSSRLVPSGTLSPSPTEGPRVYAQATADLGPTAARDKAIYQLLSYQLDTNTAGVVAAMPTFRQQNRDSALARNLREMVGKQLRVQPGQPAPAFTLLDNMGNKVALSDYKGKVVYLDFWGSWCAPCLAEIPASTALRQKMAGREVVFISVAVGDTEEKWQRTLREHQLTSAAGVQLRSPDNTLATDYQVYSYPSHLLIGRDGRIWARPAPAPSAGAEAEAAIESALRK, translated from the coding sequence ATGCTATTCTTATCGTTGCTGCTGGCGGTTCTGCACGCTGGCTACAGTTGCCTGTTTCCTGGCTCTTCCTCGTCCTCTCCCGCTGCTACTGCCGCAGCCGCCAAGACCATCGTTTCCGGCCAGCTGGAACATGCGCCGGCCGGGGATACCGTGCGCCTGGAATTTGGCAAGACCAAGCTTAAAACACCCCTGCGGGCCGACGGGACCTTTACCCTGACGCTGCCCGCGAATATGGCCCAAGCGACGCCGGCATCCCTGTACTATGCCCGGCAGCACGCCAGCCTCTACCTAACGCCCGGCGACAGCCTGCACCTGCGCCTCGACTTTCCGCGCTTTGATGAAACGCTGCGGTTTACTGGCCGCGGGGCCGCCGCCAATAATTATCTGGCGCAGGCGCTGTGGCAATTCGAGTATGGGCCAGCGGGTTCGGTGGCCCGGCCAATGGAGCAGCGCACGCCCCAAACAACGGCCGCGCAAATGCGGGCTTACGCCGACGCCTTTCGCCAAAAGCGCCGCGCCTTCCTGGCGACCTACGCGCAAGCCCATGCGTTGAGCGCCACCTTCAAGCAGGATGCGGCCCTGCACATCGACCTGCAGTGGGCAATTTCGCTGCTCGACTACCCGCGCTACCTGCGCGATACCAACAAGCAGCCCCTCTCTTTACCGGCTTCTTATTTCAGTTTTCTGTCTGAGCTGCCCCTGAAAAAGCTGGATTACTATTCCGGCCGCGACCCCTACGAGTCGACACTGGTGCTGCAGTTTCTGACCGTTTATAGTAGCCGGCTGGTTCCGTCCGGCACGCTCAGCCCTAGCCCCACGGAGGGCCCCCGGGTCTATGCGCAGGCCACGGCCGACCTGGGGCCCACCGCCGCGCGCGACAAAGCTATATACCAACTGCTGAGCTACCAGCTGGATACCAATACGGCCGGCGTAGTAGCGGCAATGCCCACCTTCCGGCAGCAAAACCGGGACTCCGCCCTGGCGCGCAACCTGCGCGAGATGGTCGGTAAGCAGCTGCGCGTGCAGCCCGGGCAGCCAGCCCCGGCCTTTACCCTGCTCGACAACATGGGCAACAAGGTGGCGCTCAGTGATTATAAAGGCAAAGTAGTGTACCTCGACTTTTGGGGGAGCTGGTGCGCGCCCTGCCTGGCCGAAATACCAGCCAGTACTGCCCTGCGGCAAAAGATGGCGGGACGTGAGGTCGTGTTTATTTCCGTCGCCGTGGGCGATACGGAGGAGAAGTGGCAGCGGACCCTGCGGGAGCATCAGCTTACGTCGGCGGCCGGCGTGCAGCTACGCAGCCCCGACAACACCCTGGCGACTGATTACCAGGTGTATTCGTATCCGTCGCACCTGCTTATCGGGCGCGACGGGCGTATCTGGGCCCGGCCGGCACCGGCACCGTCGGCGGGCGCCGAAGCGGAAGCCGCCATTGAAAGCGCCCTGCGCAAATAA
- a CDS encoding peptidase domain-containing ABC transporter, with the protein MSDFPFYKQLDQKDCGPACLRMVAKHYGRTFSAQTLREKARISKEGVSLLGLADAAEAIGFRALGAQISFEQLVEDAPLPCIVHWRQQHFVVVYEAKKARRPWASRLPFRTAEAEAGEAAGQYRSVRIADPNIGLITCPVDDFRQHWLTPQPGSEDTGVVLMLEPTEALHEQEAERNTAYSAEKILAYLWTYKRLLLQLLISILVGSGLQLLMPFLTQSVVDVGINTQNVPFLYLILAGQFLLMVGRLVNDFIKGWILLYISVRVNISILSDFFIKLMRLPVAFFDTKHFGDLLQRVNDHHRIEAFLTGQTVNVVFSCISLVIFSGALAIYSLPIFTVFILGSLLYFGWIMLFLAKRKSLDYKRFDVSARDQSMMVQLLQGMQEIKLAGAERPMRWAWERIQARLYKLQMSSLALNQYQQTGAVLLNDGKNIIILFMAAQAVVNGQLTLGQMLALQYIVGQLSSPIEQLIGFVQGFQDARISLERLNEIHAVADEESADVLPAPLTPGSTWREAHANSLQFNHVSFQYLVGEPILNQINLLIPGGKTTAIVGMSGSGKTTLLKMLLRFHDPSSGEIRLGNGALRSVSHSQWRSQCGVVMQDGFLFSDTIARNIAVGVDHIEIERLEHAVHVANLRDFIQTLPLGYHTTIGAEGNGISQGQRQRILIARAVYKDPQFIFLDEATNALDANNEAVIVERLNEFFRGRTVVVIAHRLSTVMHADQIVVLDKGSIVEAGTHAQLVATRGSYWELVKNQLELSA; encoded by the coding sequence ATGAGTGATTTTCCATTCTACAAACAACTGGACCAGAAAGACTGTGGCCCGGCCTGTTTGCGCATGGTGGCCAAGCATTATGGTCGCACGTTTTCGGCGCAGACCCTGCGGGAGAAAGCCCGCATCAGCAAGGAAGGAGTCTCGCTGCTGGGGTTGGCAGATGCCGCCGAAGCCATTGGCTTTCGGGCGCTGGGCGCCCAGATTTCATTTGAGCAGCTGGTAGAAGATGCGCCGCTGCCGTGTATCGTGCATTGGCGGCAGCAGCACTTCGTGGTCGTATATGAGGCGAAAAAAGCGCGCCGGCCCTGGGCTTCCCGCCTGCCGTTTCGCACGGCCGAGGCCGAGGCCGGAGAAGCAGCCGGGCAGTATAGGTCCGTGCGAATCGCGGATCCGAACATCGGGCTGATCACCTGTCCGGTAGACGACTTTAGGCAGCACTGGCTGACTCCGCAGCCTGGTTCCGAGGATACGGGCGTGGTGCTGATGCTGGAGCCGACCGAGGCCCTGCACGAGCAGGAGGCAGAGCGCAACACGGCCTACAGCGCGGAGAAAATCCTGGCTTACCTATGGACCTACAAGCGGCTGCTGCTCCAGCTGCTGATCAGCATCCTCGTGGGCAGCGGGCTGCAACTGCTCATGCCTTTTCTGACCCAGTCGGTGGTCGATGTGGGAATTAACACGCAGAACGTTCCTTTCCTCTACCTGATATTGGCGGGGCAGTTTTTGCTGATGGTCGGCCGGCTCGTGAATGACTTTATTAAAGGCTGGATCCTGCTCTACATAAGTGTTCGGGTGAACATCAGTATTCTCTCGGACTTCTTCATCAAGCTCATGCGCCTGCCGGTGGCGTTCTTCGATACCAAGCATTTCGGCGACTTGCTGCAGCGCGTAAACGACCACCACCGCATCGAGGCCTTTCTGACCGGGCAGACGGTGAACGTTGTGTTTTCCTGTATCAGTCTGGTTATATTCTCCGGGGCCCTGGCTATCTACAGCCTGCCGATATTTACCGTGTTTATCCTGGGCAGCCTGCTGTATTTCGGCTGGATCATGCTGTTTTTGGCCAAGCGTAAAAGTCTGGACTACAAACGATTCGACGTTTCGGCCCGCGACCAGAGCATGATGGTGCAGCTGCTACAGGGCATGCAGGAAATAAAGCTGGCCGGTGCCGAGCGCCCCATGCGCTGGGCCTGGGAGCGAATTCAGGCCCGGCTCTACAAGCTGCAAATGAGTAGTCTTGCCCTGAATCAGTACCAGCAAACGGGCGCTGTGCTGCTGAACGACGGTAAAAACATCATTATCCTGTTTATGGCGGCTCAGGCCGTCGTAAACGGGCAGCTTACCCTGGGCCAGATGCTGGCGCTCCAGTATATCGTGGGGCAGCTAAGCAGCCCCATCGAGCAGCTCATCGGGTTTGTGCAGGGCTTTCAGGACGCGCGCATCAGCCTGGAGCGCCTCAACGAAATCCATGCCGTGGCCGATGAGGAATCCGCCGATGTGCTGCCGGCCCCGCTAACCCCGGGCAGCACCTGGCGCGAGGCCCACGCAAACAGCCTGCAATTCAACCACGTCAGCTTTCAGTACCTGGTGGGGGAGCCCATTCTGAACCAGATTAACCTCTTGATTCCCGGCGGCAAAACGACGGCCATCGTGGGGATGAGCGGAAGCGGCAAAACCACGCTGCTCAAAATGCTGCTGCGTTTTCATGACCCCAGCAGCGGGGAAATTCGCCTGGGCAATGGGGCTTTGCGCTCCGTGAGCCACTCGCAGTGGCGCAGCCAGTGCGGCGTGGTAATGCAGGACGGCTTTTTGTTTTCCGATACCATTGCCCGCAACATTGCCGTGGGCGTAGACCACATTGAAATAGAGCGCCTGGAGCACGCCGTGCACGTGGCTAACCTGCGCGACTTTATTCAGACCCTGCCGCTGGGCTACCACACCACCATCGGGGCGGAGGGCAACGGTATCAGTCAGGGACAGCGCCAGCGCATTCTCATTGCCCGGGCCGTGTACAAAGATCCGCAATTCATTTTCCTGGATGAGGCCACCAATGCCCTCGACGCCAACAACGAGGCGGTGATTGTGGAACGGCTGAACGAATTTTTCCGGGGGCGCACCGTCGTCGTTATTGCCCACCGCCTGAGCACCGTGATGCACGCCGACCAGATTGTGGTCCTCGACAAGGGCAGTATCGTGGAAGCAGGCACGCACGCCCAGTTGGTAGCTACCCGGGGCAGCTACTGGGAGTTAGTGAAAAACCAGCTGGAACTAAGCGCCTGA
- a CDS encoding HlyD family efflux transporter periplasmic adaptor subunit has product MPTDNPTYLIELRAEEVQEVLSRRPPWLLRWGGAFGLAATGLIFLCTWLIHYPDVVTAGFTLTSVNAPKVAVARTEGRIVKLLAHDTAPVLAGAPLAYLESTADHAEVLALARTLQAAWQLARQNQYADLQKLPLHGFHRLGELQNDYQSFLQKYTQIKFNTLTQYYRQQKDILDGQLLDLKKLETNLRHQEALQKAELDIARQQFQAQKQLAQQKVIPWLELEREKSKLLERQLLYTQVASGVILNTSAQRLKQKESLELAKALAEQLDNFQQAINTLQSATDTWMARYIVRAPTAGTLYLPRPLQENQQVSLNQELFYIAPANTRYTGEINIAQQNAGKVQPGQTVLIKFSGYPYQEYGLVKGRITSVAEVLLKNNVFLARVELPAHLVTTQGRTLKYKNGMTATAEIITTDNRLLYKILPPLKFLFDPAGV; this is encoded by the coding sequence ATGCCGACCGACAATCCGACTTATTTAATCGAGCTGCGGGCGGAGGAAGTGCAGGAAGTGCTTTCCCGCCGGCCGCCGTGGCTGCTACGCTGGGGCGGGGCGTTTGGGCTGGCCGCTACGGGGCTGATTTTCCTGTGTACCTGGCTGATTCATTACCCCGATGTGGTGACGGCCGGCTTCACGCTCACCTCCGTGAATGCCCCCAAAGTAGCCGTGGCGCGCACGGAAGGGCGCATCGTGAAGCTGCTGGCCCACGACACCGCGCCCGTGCTGGCCGGCGCCCCCCTGGCGTACCTGGAAAGCACCGCCGACCACGCCGAAGTGCTGGCCCTGGCCCGTACCCTGCAAGCGGCGTGGCAGCTGGCCCGGCAAAACCAGTATGCCGACCTGCAAAAGCTGCCCCTGCACGGGTTTCACCGGCTGGGCGAGCTGCAAAACGACTACCAGAGCTTTCTGCAGAAATACACGCAGATAAAATTTAATACTCTGACCCAGTATTACCGGCAGCAAAAGGATATCCTCGACGGCCAACTGCTGGATTTAAAGAAGCTGGAAACCAATTTGCGGCATCAGGAAGCCCTGCAAAAGGCGGAGCTGGACATAGCCCGGCAGCAGTTTCAGGCCCAGAAGCAACTGGCTCAGCAAAAGGTGATTCCCTGGCTGGAGCTCGAACGGGAGAAAAGCAAGCTGCTGGAGCGGCAGCTGCTGTATACGCAAGTGGCCTCGGGGGTTATTCTTAACACGAGTGCGCAGCGCCTGAAGCAAAAAGAAAGCCTGGAGCTGGCCAAAGCCCTGGCCGAGCAGCTCGACAACTTTCAGCAGGCTATCAATACCCTGCAAAGCGCAACGGATACCTGGATGGCCCGCTACATTGTGCGGGCTCCCACGGCCGGCACGCTGTATCTGCCGCGTCCGCTGCAGGAAAACCAGCAGGTTAGCCTGAATCAGGAGCTGTTTTACATTGCTCCGGCCAATACGCGTTACACGGGCGAAATAAACATTGCCCAGCAGAACGCCGGCAAAGTGCAGCCCGGCCAAACCGTTCTGATAAAGTTCAGCGGGTACCCGTACCAGGAATATGGCTTGGTGAAAGGCCGCATTACATCCGTGGCGGAGGTGTTGCTCAAAAACAACGTGTTCCTGGCCCGGGTAGAGCTGCCGGCGCACCTGGTCACGACCCAGGGCCGCACGCTCAAGTACAAGAATGGCATGACGGCCACGGCCGAAATTATTACCACCGACAACCGGTTGCTTTACAAAATTCTGCCGCCCCTGAAGTTTCTCTTCGACCCGGCCGGCGTGTAG
- a CDS encoding transketolase family protein → MKDFPYTESKDTRSGFGVGLHELGKSNPNVVALTADLTGSLKMDAFKKDFPERFFQVGIAEANMMGIAAGLTIGGKIPFTGTFANFSTGRVYDQIRQSIAYSDKNVKICASHAGVTLGEDGATHQILEDLGMMKMLPHMTVINPCDFNQTKAATIAIAEHEGPVYLRFGRPVVPNFTPADQKFEIGKAVLLNEGADVSIFATGHLVWKAILAGHILAEKGIDAEIINIHTIKPLDAQAILASVRKTGCAVSAEEHQMNGGLGDSIAQLLSREEPLPLEMVAVNDSFGESGTPDQLMEKYGLMENDIVKAVEKVLARKAK, encoded by the coding sequence ATGAAAGATTTCCCCTACACCGAATCAAAAGACACCCGCTCCGGCTTTGGCGTGGGCTTGCACGAGCTGGGCAAAAGCAACCCGAACGTAGTGGCCCTCACCGCCGACCTGACCGGCTCGCTCAAGATGGATGCCTTTAAGAAAGACTTCCCCGAGCGGTTTTTCCAGGTGGGCATTGCCGAAGCCAACATGATGGGCATTGCGGCCGGCCTCACCATCGGCGGCAAGATTCCCTTCACCGGCACGTTTGCCAACTTCAGCACCGGCCGCGTCTACGACCAGATCCGCCAGAGCATTGCCTACTCGGATAAGAACGTGAAGATCTGCGCCAGCCACGCCGGCGTAACGCTGGGCGAGGACGGGGCCACCCACCAGATTCTGGAAGACCTGGGCATGATGAAGATGCTGCCCCACATGACGGTCATCAACCCCTGCGACTTCAACCAGACCAAGGCCGCGACCATTGCCATTGCCGAGCACGAAGGCCCGGTGTACCTGCGCTTCGGCCGCCCCGTAGTGCCCAACTTCACCCCCGCCGACCAGAAGTTCGAAATTGGCAAGGCCGTACTGCTGAACGAAGGCGCCGACGTGAGCATCTTCGCCACCGGCCACCTGGTATGGAAGGCCATCCTGGCCGGCCACATCCTGGCCGAGAAAGGCATCGACGCCGAAATCATCAACATCCACACCATCAAGCCCCTCGACGCCCAAGCCATCCTGGCCTCGGTGCGCAAGACCGGCTGCGCCGTGTCGGCCGAAGAGCACCAGATGAACGGCGGCCTCGGCGACAGCATCGCCCAGCTGCTGAGCCGCGAGGAGCCCCTGCCCCTGGAAATGGTGGCCGTCAACGACTCCTTCGGCGAGAGCGGCACCCCCGACCAGCTCATGGAGAAATACGGCCTGATGGAAAACGACATCGTGAAAGCCGTGGAGAAAGTGCTGGCCCGCAAGGCGAAGTAA
- a CDS encoding GIY-YIG nuclease family protein — MFAHCYYVYIVTNPAKTSVYTGVTNDVARRIQEHFDNRGNRSTFAGRYFCYNRVYVEPFEHIEGAIAREKEIKGWTRAKKDALIEMANPQWLTLNYAEL; from the coding sequence ATGTTTGCCCACTGCTACTACGTCTACATCGTCACCAACCCGGCCAAGACTTCGGTCTACACCGGCGTGACGAATGACGTAGCGCGGCGTATTCAGGAGCATTTCGATAACCGGGGCAACCGTAGCACCTTCGCCGGCCGCTATTTTTGCTACAACCGGGTGTACGTCGAGCCTTTCGAGCACATCGAGGGCGCTATTGCCCGCGAGAAGGAGATAAAGGGCTGGACGCGGGCGAAAAAAGACGCGCTGATTGAAATGGCCAACCCGCAGTGGCTGACCTTGAATTACGCGGAGCTGTGA
- a CDS encoding vWA domain-containing protein yields MRRLTIVLCWVLLRAAWPASEAHAQNVPPEKPRVTRILFLLDASGSMMAPWEGRARMDVAKSLLSKMADSLNAYPNLELALRPYGHLYGKEENNCEDSRLEVPFAAKNAKAIKDKLKQIEPRGNTPITYSLQQAANDFPTDKTARNVLILITDGLESCKGDPCATSIALQRKRIFLKPFVIGIGAEKEFGKQLECLGQYYNAADVKTFRQVLDNVIAQTLTKTTVSVNLTDEAGKPVESNVNLTFVNNVTETPEYNYVHYRDAQGKPDVLDIDALQSYDLVINTVPPIRQPNLAIRPGKANVLTYKTPQGVLVLQSPNIAPNPYGKVQAVVRAAGNPATVVSLNFGTKQKLLAGNYEVELLTLPRIVRRVSIRQGQETAVTYDAPGTLNIVTDLKGYGSIYRLNNDESQTWVYTLPEGSSKINLPMQPGAYRLVFRTATATGSKFTDVRNFTIRSGQTSSVSMFNK; encoded by the coding sequence ATGCGCCGCTTAACCATCGTTCTGTGCTGGGTGCTGTTGCGGGCCGCGTGGCCGGCTTCGGAAGCTCATGCCCAGAACGTGCCGCCGGAAAAGCCGCGCGTGACGCGCATCCTGTTCCTGCTCGATGCCTCGGGCTCGATGATGGCGCCCTGGGAAGGCCGGGCCCGGATGGACGTAGCCAAGAGTCTGCTCTCGAAGATGGCCGACTCGCTCAACGCCTACCCCAACCTGGAGCTGGCCCTGCGGCCCTACGGCCACCTGTATGGCAAGGAGGAAAACAACTGCGAGGACTCGCGCCTGGAAGTGCCTTTTGCCGCCAAAAACGCCAAGGCCATCAAGGACAAGCTCAAGCAGATCGAGCCCCGCGGCAACACGCCGATTACCTACTCGCTGCAGCAGGCCGCTAACGACTTTCCGACCGACAAAACCGCCCGCAACGTGCTGATTCTGATTACCGACGGCCTGGAATCCTGCAAAGGCGACCCGTGCGCCACCTCCATTGCCCTGCAACGGAAGCGGATTTTCCTCAAGCCGTTCGTTATCGGCATCGGGGCGGAAAAGGAGTTTGGCAAGCAGCTCGAATGCCTGGGCCAGTACTACAACGCGGCCGACGTGAAGACCTTCCGCCAGGTGCTCGACAACGTTATTGCCCAGACGCTGACCAAAACCACGGTCAGCGTGAACCTGACCGACGAGGCGGGCAAGCCGGTGGAAAGCAACGTGAACCTGACCTTCGTCAACAACGTGACGGAAACGCCGGAGTACAACTACGTGCACTACCGCGACGCGCAGGGCAAGCCCGACGTGCTCGACATCGACGCGCTGCAGAGCTACGACCTGGTCATCAACACGGTGCCGCCCATCCGGCAGCCGAACCTGGCCATCCGGCCCGGCAAGGCCAACGTGCTGACATACAAAACGCCCCAGGGCGTGCTGGTCCTACAGTCGCCGAACATAGCGCCGAACCCATACGGCAAGGTGCAGGCGGTGGTGCGGGCGGCGGGCAACCCGGCCACGGTGGTCAGCCTGAACTTCGGCACCAAGCAGAAGCTGCTGGCCGGCAACTATGAAGTGGAGCTGCTCACCCTGCCCCGCATCGTGCGCCGCGTCAGCATCCGGCAGGGCCAGGAAACGGCCGTTACCTACGACGCGCCCGGCACGCTCAACATCGTGACGGACCTGAAAGGCTACGGCAGCATCTACCGCCTGAACAACGACGAGTCGCAAACCTGGGTGTATACCCTGCCCGAAGGCAGCAGCAAGATCAACCTGCCCATGCAGCCGGGCGCCTACCGCCTGGTGTTCCGCACCGCCACGGCCACCGGCAGCAAGTTCACCGACGTGCGCAACTTCACGATTCGCAGCGGGCAGACCAGCTCGGTGAGCATGTTTAACAAATGA
- a CDS encoding transketolase, with protein sequence MSQENTLTATAPKSVAELKQTAAQVRRDIVRMVHAVNSGHPGGSLGCTDLLVALYFRIMKHNPSFSMQGEGEDLFFLSNGHISPVFYSVLARSGYFPVSELATFRKLNSRLQGHPATHEHLPGIRIASGSLGQGMSVAIGAAQAKKLNGDNGLVYVLMGDGELEEGQVWEAAMYAPHHKVDNLIGIVDRNGQQIDGSTEEIMDLGNLRAKFEAFGWRVLETDGNDFDQLIPTLEEAGKLSGQGQPTMILMDTQMGFGVDYMMGTHKWHGTAPNDEQLEKALQQLLVEQASDY encoded by the coding sequence ATGTCCCAGGAAAATACCCTTACCGCCACCGCGCCCAAGAGCGTGGCGGAGCTGAAGCAAACTGCGGCCCAGGTGCGCCGCGACATCGTGCGCATGGTGCACGCCGTCAACTCGGGCCACCCCGGCGGCTCGCTCGGCTGCACCGATCTGCTGGTCGCCCTGTACTTCCGCATCATGAAGCACAACCCCAGCTTCAGCATGCAAGGCGAAGGCGAAGACCTGTTTTTCCTGTCGAATGGCCACATTTCGCCCGTGTTCTACTCGGTGCTGGCCCGCTCGGGCTACTTCCCGGTGAGTGAGCTGGCTACCTTCCGCAAGCTCAACTCCCGCCTCCAGGGCCACCCCGCCACCCACGAGCACCTGCCCGGTATCCGCATTGCCTCGGGCTCATTGGGCCAGGGCATGAGCGTGGCCATCGGCGCGGCCCAGGCCAAGAAACTCAACGGCGACAACGGCCTCGTGTACGTGCTCATGGGCGACGGCGAGCTGGAGGAAGGCCAGGTGTGGGAAGCGGCCATGTATGCCCCCCACCACAAAGTAGATAACCTGATTGGCATCGTGGACCGCAACGGCCAGCAGATCGACGGCTCGACCGAGGAAATCATGGACCTGGGCAACCTGCGCGCCAAGTTCGAAGCTTTCGGCTGGCGCGTGCTCGAAACCGACGGCAACGACTTCGACCAGCTGATTCCGACCCTGGAAGAAGCCGGTAAGCTCAGCGGCCAGGGCCAGCCCACGATGATCCTGATGGACACCCAGATGGGCTTCGGCGTCGACTACATGATGGGCACCCACAAGTGGCACGGCACCGCCCCGAACGACGAGCAGCTGGAAAAAGCGCTGCAGCAGCTGCTGGTCGAGCAGGCATCGGACTACTAA
- the bcp gene encoding thioredoxin-dependent thiol peroxidase has protein sequence MALTPGTPAPDFEAPDQDGNLIRLQDLRGKKVALYFYPKDDTPGCTAQACNLRDHQEELTAKNVQVIGVSIDSGKSHQKFALKYELPFPLLVDTDKKIVEAYGVWQEKSMYGRKYMGTMRHTFLIDEQGIIEKVIEKVDTKNHAAQLI, from the coding sequence ATGGCCCTCACCCCCGGCACCCCCGCCCCCGACTTCGAAGCCCCCGACCAGGACGGCAACCTGATCCGTCTGCAAGATTTGCGCGGCAAGAAAGTCGCCCTCTACTTCTACCCCAAAGACGATACGCCCGGCTGCACGGCCCAGGCCTGCAACCTGCGCGACCATCAGGAAGAGCTGACGGCCAAAAACGTGCAGGTTATCGGCGTGAGCATCGACAGCGGCAAGTCGCACCAGAAGTTTGCCCTGAAGTACGAGCTGCCCTTCCCCCTGCTGGTCGATACCGACAAGAAAATCGTGGAAGCCTACGGCGTGTGGCAGGAAAAATCCATGTACGGCCGCAAGTACATGGGTACCATGCGCCACACCTTCCTGATCGACGAGCAGGGCATCATCGAGAAGGTCATCGAGAAAGTAGACACCAAGAACCACGCGGCACAGCTGATTTAG